The genomic window GTAGAAAGTATTTTTGATTTTTTTACAAGTTTTTTGATAAGTATCAAAAACGTAAAGTCTAGATCTGGGGTTGTAATAGGATCTGCCATAGCCTTTCTTACTTCTTCAATGTTTGAGTAAGAAATTTTTTATAGATGCATTTTCTTAGACAACTCGGATTTAATATTTTCTCCTTGAAATATTAAAATAGCTGCAATAAAGATGATACTGATGGTAGCACAGATAATAGAAGGGTAGATAATATCTACCCAATTAAAGAGAAGAAACACTATAGGAATAATACCTAATAATGCATCCGAGAAAAGGGATAGAATATAATCTCTTGTACTTAGTTTCATAATTTTAGCAATGACATACATCACAAACATGGCGGAAACGGAAACAGTAGGAATAACATAATTTAATGACCAACCTGCCCAACCAGTTTTCCAATCCCAGAATATAGAAAGAATGGATACAATGGCTACTTGCCATAGAATATTTTTAGAGATATGATATCGATTTTTGATGGTTACAAGTAAACTGATCCACATGCTTAAAAGTCCAAATAATACAAGAATGGGCCAGTTTACATGAGCAGGAATCATTCGGTAAATGGCAAAGCTTCCTATTATAGCGGTAATGGAAATAAAAATCATAATTTTCATAGCTAAATGTTTTTTATAGAAAGGAGGAATTTTGGGGAAAATAGCCTGTTCATTATTTCCTTTTATAAGAAGACTATTACATAAAGGGCATTTTCTCTGATTCCCTCTAATCTGTACTTTACAATGATTACAATATTGCATAAGATCTCTCCTTATTCTTTATAGATTTGATGTAATTTGAATAGTAATATTTTTATTCGAAAGAAATTGAAAAAAGTTTTTTTGAATTCCGGTTTCTAAAAAAGGGGAAGTAAAGCTGATTACTAATTTATCTTGATAGGTACATATACTTATTTGTGGCCTTCTAGCACTGGTACAAAGTTGAAATTGTCGAATATAGGGAGAAAATTCTAAGGGCATAGAAATATTGCCTATATTTGTAATGGCTGCTGTAATTGCTCTATCTTTTATTCGATTTCCAATCTGAAGGGAAATGTCTTTTAGGGGTAAAGGGAGGATTCTAGTAAAAGGATGTTTTTCTAGAAACATAAACTGATTTATGGGTAAAATCAACGCCTCTTTTTCTAACCCTTTTTTAAATTCTTTTTTTACTCCTTCAATAATATCTTTAAACTCTATGTTTTTTCCTTGAAAGTCATAACCAATATTGATAGTACTAAAGAAATTTCTTGCGGTTTCTGAAGGAAAAAATTGTCGTAGATTAATAGGAACCGATAAAACAATAGGGCGATCTTTTTTATAAGCTGGCATTTCCTGAAAAATAGAATAAATAAATAAAGCAGCAATAAATATGGTTAGAGTAGTATGATATTCGTGGGCTAAGTTTAATACTGCATTGGCAGACATGCAACCTTCTATTAGGTTCATTTTATTGTCTTCTAGTTTATTTCCACGAATATGATAAGCGGGGAGAACTTTTTTTGGACTAGGGGAATGTTTTTGTATATATTTTATAGGAAAATATTTCCCAAAGCTATCATCCATTTTCCCTTTTACAGAAGCTGT from Garciella nitratireducens DSM 15102 includes these protein-coding regions:
- a CDS encoding DUF6320 domain-containing protein, encoding MQYCNHCKVQIRGNQRKCPLCNSLLIKGNNEQAIFPKIPPFYKKHLAMKIMIFISITAIIGSFAIYRMIPAHVNWPILVLFGLLSMWISLLVTIKNRYHISKNILWQVAIVSILSIFWDWKTGWAGWSLNYVIPTVSVSAMFVMYVIAKIMKLSTRDYILSLFSDALLGIIPIVFLLFNWVDIIYPSIICATISIIFIAAILIFQGENIKSELSKKMHL